TAATAACACTTCAGTTTTTAACTCCTGTTTCTGAATGTCATGCAATTGTCATGTATTTATCAGAAATACTAATTTTGTTCATATCACTAATATTACTCTTCATCAAATGcattttaatcatattatgATTACATggtttcaaaaataaacgtatttcaTTCTTATATCTCTTTTTATTGACGGGTTTACTTCATGTGACCTGTACACCTGCGTCCCCACACAAGTTCaacaagcaaaatattttttgacacaTTTAATCTTAAATGTAATGGGAAGAtgcaacatttattaaaaaaaggaaattaaatttaagcttTAAATTTTCTCTTTCTCGCGGGggatttttatttcctttctaTGCGAgtacagacatgaagaatccaaagtagatgaaGAACTATTGCATACACTGTTTAAGATGCTATCTGGAAAACTCTTTCTACGTATgaggatataatataatatctatttcACAACTATctaactaagcagagcttgtattatgagtactagacaactgataaacatacttatatatttctatatacgtacataatagagataaattacacccagacacagaacaaatgatcgtgctcatcccataaacatttttcctgggtgagaatcgaacccacgacctccggtatagcagtcagggtcactaactatgtactagaccaacaggctaaCCGCTGGGGCTTTCCGCTCAAGGCATGGTTCGGTAAGAGGCTAGATGCTAGCTGATGATTCAGGTTCAGTAGACCACAATTTCAACGATACAGAGACAAAATACCtgtacataatattaatgtaagctaaattgtatattatatattaactaAACTGTAATCACGATGGCGACAATTTTGGCAGTTGCTATTGTGCAATCATTGTTAATTCTCGATACTACCAAATGACTTgttaattcgatatttttattatttcaaagctACTCCATTCTTCACACTAGAAAATATCTTTTtccaaattttgtttaaatcgctgcgtattttaaagtgaaacaagtaacagacggacagagatACTTCcgcaattaaaatgttgttaaggATATGGCTTTATGTAATAAATGCGcaataaatctataataaaatattttatcatgttATTAGATTATACAATCATTACGATTCGAACGCTAGTgttatcacaataaaaaaaaccctgtTAAAATACCTATCGTACCttgtacttatattattattagctttaagatataagataaaaaatatcgatCGACTATCTTATGCTGTGTTTCCTTGTAGTTTCGGGACGACTGGAaatcaaaaccttttttcacAATTGTCACTTATCTTCACAGGTTAAAATTAGTTTACTGTACCTTGTGAAACGGCAAAGAAGGAACAACTGACGGCAAACCCTTCAATTAAAGTGGAATGCCTATATTCACGATTAATTATCTTCGACTACAGTTACGAGACGGACTCGTGATACTAAGGTTTCCGTGCAAATAGGCTTTAGATAACAGTTCAATCATTATTGCCGTAACAACGACAACGTTACTGAAACCTGGTcttaatttttaacattatctGAGGTAATCAACTATATAGCTACCATGGTTCATGAGAAACCGCCTGGTGATAGAGAGACGGTGAGGCGGAGGTGCCTCGGTGATGGGGTTCCGTTTCTCTCTTTGAGTATAGAATCCTAAAAAACTGATGACAAATTTGagatttgttttcaaatatattattattcgtcaatatttttttaatgttgtttttagacgaataaatattttaatatatttgtaaccGGTATTTGTATTTGCAATGCTACCATGACAAACAGTTTAGCTACCTACTCTATATTTGACGGAGAATTATGCTAACTAATTGTGGTCAAAAACTGCCTTGTTATTTATGAGATAACACTTACGAAACCGGTCTTCATATTTACTACGAcgtttaaaaatactgtttacaTGTCCATATGTACCAAGTAATTAATAGGTGGAAGCTAATTCAAAGATGACTCAGGACTTTTATCTCATGTGATGTAACAAGTCACGGTCAAAGTGACGTGACGTGACGTgacgtgacgtcacaagagatttttattcatgaggattaaaataaaatattggaaCGACGCAGTTTCATGATAATATATTCAATACATCTATCTCGTTAAATAATAGTAACACTTCTTGCTAGTATACTCACTGTTTTCTTCTAccattgaataggtacttaatttcAATGCCTATAactacatttcaaaaatatttatttttcacgactttatattgtcaaaaaatatgtattgacATTTTGACCCCTAAGTCGCAATAGTTTTGTTATCGCATAACCTTGACCAGTTAGAATCAAATTcaagaataatttattcaaattagggtATATGATTACTTTTTCAAGATTAATTATATAAGACAGCACCTCAATTCGGCCTCCTTCCACCGCTTTCTGGTTATTCGACCTACACTAcacagaatttaaaaaactgTCTATAATGGAAGATAGTAATCTTTCTAATGACACAACAGGgtatttgccaaaaaaaaacctgtttcgTAAATCTGACAGATTTCCTTAAAATATGGGACACGTGTTTTTcgtatagattttaaaaatctcatgtgacgtcacttaccagtgcGTTTTCTACTACCAAGTGATGCTGCTAGGctccactaccatacatttcgtAATCTTAAAGGTTTTAATTCTTTCctactttttaatgatatgataaaataaaaaaacatcttcaaaaattttagttaaccaggtttatattattatatgaagtcaaataccctattgcaTTATAGTAAGAGGTGTTGTTGTGACCTTATACTGCCTCTGTATGATCTGAAAAAGGGCAGAAAACCGATATTATGGTCGGAGAGGACAATGCCCAACAATAGGTCATCATACTTACTATAAATACCAAAATGAACATTAGTACAATAAcatgacacaaaaaataaatgtatttttataaattataattcataattagGGTTCGAATTCTCAGTGCGTCATAGTTTTACGTAAATGAcaaaagattaatattattttgcggGGCATagtatatataattttaataactatttttatagaacAATTCAGATAAACCGTATTTACTGGTAAcgaaaatcttaaaacaataaaattaatttgacgaAACGACCACAATCGAGAAAATAATAGATACCTCAATAAAGTACAAAAGAGTTGAACTAGCAAAAAAAACACAGACTTAAATCATAGAACACTCGATGATTtgacaaatcaatcaaaaaaaccaaaacaatctACTATTATAAAGCCAGTCAGATACTGATGACCATCAGTCTGTGACTGACCAGCCCGCAGACAAGCCAAGTATCATCAAACCTTAGATAACGATACACGTCACTGCCTATCACTCTTatctaaagtaaatatttaacaaaattatgcaAAGTCAACCGAATGGAACATTTTAATCAATATCGCTTGTAATCTTCCTCACAAAACAGCTTAATAAAATAGCCTGTCATTCCCTTAtcgcaaatatattttatttttaaatgcgatAAGTAGAATGTACTCTGGTTAGGGTTAAAGGTTTTTCCGCCTTCTAAAGATCAGAAGCACAAAACCTAAAAAAGAATCTAAAAAGGGTACAAAACTGTTCTCTGTTTCCTAAAATACTTGATCGAATTGAGTCCCTGTCATCACTGCTTTAAGCAGCTACTTTGACAATATTACCTCAAGTTAACGTAGGTTAAGAATAGGAAACTTCCAATATATGGTATGATGATTCTTAATACTAGTGACGTGACTTTTAGCCGAGTCTATTTAAGCACAACTAACAAAAACATCGCTCCTTGGTGACAAATAGACGTCACTTACCTGAGCCTCGTTATTGTATATGGCCGCTAGACAAAGTCTAGTAAAAGCCGTGAAAAGACTAGTTCCTTTACTCTGTGATTATTATCACTGATGTTAAGCTatggtataaaatattattttcaatatatttgagAAGCGCGAAGATTGTTATGTTGTACCAAAAATACGAAACACGATTTCAAAAAAGCgggaatttattaaaaaaaaaatctctattgCGTATTAAATATCATCAACTTAAAAATTATCTTGCGTGATGATCACAAAAGCAGATGTTTTTAACGGAGCGATTGAACGAACCGATAATGTGCAGACGAGTATTATTCAGCAAAACGCGTTAATTGTCCGAGTTGCTGTAGCGTTATCACTCGTAAGTATACAGTATATAAAGTCTTGGAAAACGAGTGCCAGTATTGACCTCGTCTTTACTCGCCTTGTACCTCCTTAACTACTATAAAAATTCATTCGTCGAGAGCTGACTACAAGTAAAACATTATTCAGAATTTAAATCCAcaaataaaagttgaaaaaatgttcattttactTCTTTCGATGGTAACGGTCATCTTCGCCGTATGGGTCATAATAAGATGGTCAAAAGTAAAGAAGTATTGGAAGGAAAAGGGAGTCCCGCACTACTCTCCAAATCCGATTGTAGGAAGCCTGACGTTCCTACAAAGAGAGAACCCTGtaagtaaaaattttaataCCTTTAAAATGATTTCCATATTCCGTGTACAGTGAAACGCTTCAATCACtcacaaaaatacattcttttGTACGATTCGCTTTTATTTTTCTGCCATACAATGCGTTgagttattttgaaaacattatagAACCAAATTAACAAAACACGATCGATCTACAACGTCGTACTTGACCTGTAGATAAGTACATGTTCCCGAGCACTAACACGGATTTAATCACTCTAATGTATTGTACCAACTAGTAAAAGTCACACCTCTTCTTGAAGAGGAATGGCATTCGGTAACATTTCTATTTAGTCATGTAATATTATGTAGCAGTATGTGTGTTTCTCTTTGCACTAACTAACCACTAACTAGTGTTATTAAAAGGTTAATAAATTCAGTTgcttttataacaatattgatAATATGTGTACGAAACTAATAAGTctgtgtatttaataaattctatagAATGCCAATCTAATGTTTGTCGGAGTAAATATAGAAGTCCGGTGGAATACCTGTCCCATGTAAAATAACACGAGTATTTTTAGAAACGGTCGAGCTTCagttattttgtagaaaatacgAGCTAGTATTTTGGTAGCCAATAAAAAGCAGAAACACTAAAAATGAGTGAAGCCTCCATCACCAGAGAGACGTACAGATACATATTTGATAGAGAATACGTCACGTGTGAAATGTTTTCATTACGTTAACGTACTACTGGCAGCTACTTGATTACCAAGTCGTTGATATAAACAGTAGTAATATGGCGTTAAACACCGAAACAATAAGAAGAAATCTGAACACCGAATTTTCacatttagttataaaaaatatatgtttattattcaaaattcaaaccTGTACAGTTAATCTTACGCGTAGATACGGTATAGATACCTCATTTACAGTTAACAATTATAATGTTATGAGAATAGATTATCACAACATATAATTTGCACCAATAAGACCCTAAGGCAAAACAAATCAAGCACGTAGATTAAAACAATCACATTATGTTGCTAAAAGCCATTTCACTTTCTATACTATCTATCTCTTTGTTCCAGTCGTTATGGATGCGCAAACTATACAACGACTTCAAAGGCGCTCCGTACGTCGGCATCTGGCTGTTCTGGCGGCCAGCGCTGGTGGTGAACAGCCCCGAGATCGCGCGCCGAGTGCTCGTCAAGGACGCCGATGTCTTCAGGAACAGGTTCTTGAGCTCCGGCAAGACTGATCCCATCGGAGCACTTAACGTGTTTACAGTCAACGTAagcacttatattttttttaccagaGTCTTTCCTTATGTATggaaatctttttaattatttgaaattttattcgATACTTTAAGTATCTAACTGGggttaagaatatattttatgaagcaagtggttgaggtcaccacgccaaacccactgtgcgcgtcgtgttgcgagttcgatccccgcgcaggagaagtatttgtgtgatccacgaatgcttgttctgagcccgggtgtcttgtgcatgtgatttgtatgtatgtaaaacctCTCTTTTTCatcaaattccttactgcgggagcgacatttaaaaataaagaaaagaaatacaGCAGTTATGTTTATAAGTGTGTTCATAATGTATTCCTTTCAGGACCCTCTTTGGTCATCCGTGAGGAGGCGCCTGACCGTCGTGTTCACTGCTGCCAAGCTGAGGAGCCTACAGCCTATGACTATGACGAAGACCAAGAACTTGATCAAACGGATCGGCGATGACagcaaaatcggtccagtaaaAGACCTCAGAGTAAgtacaaaattatgaaaaattatttgacaaacattATTTTGCCGATAGAGTTAATCAGGtgataaatttttaaaaaagctgatgtaaatactatttttggatatcattttttttattaatttaccatCGACAATTTGAAGAAACTTTATAGGTATTAATCAGCATCCCTATCGCCTACTacttatcttaaatatttagacTCTCGCAACAGAACCCACAGTAGTATCAGTCTATTCTAATACCTGTTGTTCTCCAGGAAATTTGTACAGACTACACAACCGACGTGATCGGTGAGGCGGCGTTCGGCATCACCAGCAACTCCCTGGTATCACCTGACAGCATCATGAGGAGGGTCACCAGAGAGATGATGGCCTTCAACGTGCACAGAGGCCTGTCCTGGTGCAGCATCTTCTTCATCCCGGAGTTAGTGGATGTATTCAGGTAATTCGGATTTGAAAATGGTTGTACCTTCATCATTTTGTTTGAGTTTTGAAGTAAGTGTATTAACATTAACCGTGTAATGACACAAAGATTTCATTTCGTTTGACAGCCAGTATAGCATAAAGACAGCTATTATAGTGTCATAGTCATTTATATGTGATGTTTATAATAACCGCTGTGAGTTCgcttgtaataaaatgaaaaactctgAAGAACAAGTGGATATTTCAGCTAAATACCTATCCGCACATAATCAAGAATGTAATCTTTTGCAGGTTATCATTCTTCCCTAAGGATACGATGAAGCTTCTACGTAAGATCTTCCAGACAATGGTCGCGCAAAGAGGAGGCTATGAGAACCCGATTAAGGAGCCAAGGGACTTGCTCGAAGCCCTGGTGAAGATCAAGCAGGAGTCCACTGATGATGGTTAGTTTTCGTATGATCAATAGTAGAATACTAACTTTGGTTTGCAGACAAGTTACACTTTGTAGCTACTGAATCGCTCCTACTCAACTGATACCGATGAGTGTCGAAATCCCTTCActtttctaaaagaaatatCATTCCTTTTGTCAATGAAGCGATAGGCTTTTGTTTTCtattggtttgtttttatttttctcaagttACCTACTTTTTCTTGACGTTCGCTGTGATCTTGTTTCAGAAATGACCGAAGACGTATTGCTGGCTCAAGCAGCTGCGTTCCTATTAGGCGGGTTTGATACTTCAGCCTCAACAATGACTTTGGTTCTTTATCAATTGGCTTTCAACCCACATCATCaggtaaagttttttttgtaataattacttattattattatcgtattttttataattactgcACTAGCACTTGTTCTTTTGCATCATCTATAGTCCTATTACACTTATATTTTCTCATTGCCAGGAACGTTTGTACCAAGAAGTATTGCAAGCTCAAAACAAGAGTGAAGATGAGTATTTGAACACGGCGTCACATCCCGAACTGACCTTCTTGGATGCCGTCATTAAAGGTGAGATATACATAGGTGCATAATCTCTCGACTCTGAAAAATTGTTACGATTTCTTGGATGTCAGatgcatataaaataaatgaaacaaatcaGTATGTTTATATTCTTGATCtccacaaaataattatttcgctCTTTTAGAAACCCTGAGGATCTTCCCACCAATGGGCTGGCTGGACCGTATCGCCAGTACAGACTACAAGATAGATGACAATCTGACGATACCAGCAGGTACGCCCGTCTACGTGAACGGCGTGGCCATGCAGGTCGACCCCGAGTACTTCCCCGAACCTGAAGTGTTCAAACCTGAACGATTCCTACCCGAAAATGAAAGGAATATCATTCCCTACACTTACATGCCATTTGGAGATGGACCCAGGAACTGTATTGGTGGGTATATTGATATTGCTGATTTAAATGACTCAAATTCcctattttgtatgtttgattTACACCCTGGTATCAGAATTGGGTCTGAATAATGCTCAGATGTGCTAAGTCAGGATCCGAACCAACTACTTCTGACTGTACAGTACAACGGTCATGTCACTAAGCTCACCCTAATTGTCTTAATGACAGTCAAtttcaatcaataaatattattttttgttccagGAATGCGTTTTGCCTACCAGAGTCTGCGTCAGAGTCTTGCTCACATCATCCTGAACTTCGAGATCCACGCGCTGCCAGGCTCCACGAAGCCCAACAATGTCCACATGGAGCAGAAGGGACTGTTCTTCATGCCCGATGAGAAGCTGTCCGTGCAGTTTGTACCGAGGGCTACTCAAACTGTACTTTAACTTATGTTACGTAAGGTTCAAAAtgatgattgtttttttgtagaagTGTTTTTTGAAGTTTACTGGTTCGACCAGCTTTCGGGACATTATTTGTAGATGCTAAGCAAAAATAgtgagatattatttttatgtaatatatttgtattaattaaagtttatgttattttgaatcattgtttttctgttttttaacACCATATGTATGCTTCATGCACACCAAAGTCagcagaattattttatttatcacatagATAGCCTTTATCATAGCTTGATAAGATCTCGGTGTCTGAGAGGCTGGCCAACTAACACTCTTTCCAAATCGAATACCTATCGAATATGATTGGTTGATCACAGCCAATCACAGCGCTACTGTGATATTTGatattgcaatgttttttttgttagtttactAAAGAGGCTAAAATCTTATTACTGTTATCAAGAACATTCTCGTAACATTTATCTTTCAATTTACTTACGATTTATTTTGGCCCAAATGGAtagtttataattttgcttaaaaactgtttttgctTTTCCGTATAGGAAACTATCGAACGACTTCttctttgggttgagcagaagggaTCGTCAGATTTTAACTAACTAACTCATGTTCCTTTTTGAAACTGAATTCACGCCAACTAGATAAAACTTGAGATAGTCCTCAATCATTTTAACAAGTTTTCACCATTTAATTTGAGATCGCCATCAAATAAGACCATTTTTGCATTGCATAAATAACTCTAGTTTATTTAACAGAAGCCACAAGAACTAAACTAAAGCCTAAAGATACTGTACTTCTAAAAATGTAAACAGCATATTTTTCTGGGAAGGTTTATCTTGGATCTGCTCGGCACACATTTTCCACCCCCATAGATTAACACCCTTCCAGTTTATATATCATTACAGGCTATCGATGTCGCCACCTATTCTCATTACCGATAGAGCTGCGATCGTTCCGATAACTGTTATTTATAGCAGttatttaaactgttatttttggaACGCATTTGATTTTGTTGTATTGAATTGTTGTTCTTTTTACCACCCTCACacggattattttttatttttgtttctttagtagtgttataaatgattttgataaaacggGTTTCAAAAAAAATTACCATCGCCAAACTATAGGTACTTTATAATCTTGTAGTTAAGATCAGTTGATTAGTTCTTAAAAGTTGTACGGATCCCTCAGTGTCGGGATATCGACTTGAGAACTTGACACTCCACTAGACAAATGTATAACCAGCTCAGTAGCAACTATTGTAATCTCATTATATTGATACATCTAATAATAAAACCCTGAGCATTATTTACTGTCAGTATTTTTCGTGTATTAAAAATATCCGTAATATTCTAGTCTGTTGTGTCCCATGCCTATAGCAACCATTACACGGTAATCGCGGAGATAAAGGGCTAGCTTCTTTTTATGATCCCTGCGGCTTTATGTCCGTGATAATGATCCTTACAATCTATTAACGCTCGGTCAGGGCACTATTATGGCTATTGATAAGTCACGACTGCTGCGCTACGTGGGTGGGCAGTAGTGTAGCTTGGAAAAACATCACTTTAAAGTGAGGGGGAAATGTTAGTTGACTAGATTGTTGTTTCTGATGTCATTAtcctagtttaaaaaaatagtttcgtaGTGTTTTCGAATAGTCACCTGAAAGCGCGTAACTGCTAAGATAAAAAAGTAGGCGTATGAACTAGAAATATgtgtcggagatgagcatgagaataaataactaaatcataattaaaacctcattggtgaaaaatagttcgcaacctcattcataaaacctatatagttactgttcgcgccaatactggctggttgtaaaatagaagcgcatgtatatttgaatttagaatagtggattataagttttgaagatggtttttactaagtgattatcgcgtaatattaaagttagtaattgttgaggcgtaattgatgattgtgttgttaatattgtgaatatagattgtgtaaagtaactaaataatgtgtagtgattggacagcgcaaggctggggcGCGCTTAGCcagcggtgacgggcgggcgttgttaggaatatgtccagatagggttaggattaaacgataatgcgataatgaggcgtgaatgtgtgcgttattgaataccctatcccgatgtcggctatcctgacacccaaaagagagccACGCCgacatatataatatacaattacacccagacacaggagCAATTATTATGCTCATCACAATCATTTGTATTGGGTGGGAAGCCAACCCAAAACCTCCAACATAGCAGTCAGAGCCAATAATCACTAGACCAAACTAGCTACTCGCGATATCAAGGTGCCATTGACGAAAGGGGATGCTGCATCAGGTTAGGTTAGATTTCACTTCGatttcaacctttttttttgagACCACTGGACTCAGAACAGAACTTATTCTCCGGAACCTTGCTAACGGGGTACTCCAACCACATTCCAAGTCTAATAATCACGAACTGTCATCTTAACCACAAATGCCTTCCTAAAGAGCCTACCAGGGATTACATGACTAATTGGCAATCATGCCACAACTTAGCCCTCAGAGAATTTCAAACAAGGCAACAAACTCTTGCTTTCATTTTGCCAATTAACTTTGGGACAATGTAATGCATTATTTAAGAGATGTAGGGATAGTGGAGGAAATAATACTTAGTCTTGATTGTCTTTTTATCTGTTACACTATTTCTTGTGTCAACGCTTTGTGTAATAATTACTATTGTTTTGCCCACTGGTGGTAACAGATGTCGACGATCATTTACTCTTCCGATATCaccttaatataatattatataatatattttatttatacttccacatttacatacacataaattttatattttatcggactataattaatatattacatttattactaaatttGTTTATCATCGTTAACCACGACGCAATTATTTTCCAGGGCCATTGTAATCCCACGGTTAGGCATTGGTCTCACTTTCTACATGCCGTTCAG
The genomic region above belongs to Trichoplusia ni isolate ovarian cell line Hi5 chromosome 5, tn1, whole genome shotgun sequence and contains:
- the LOC113493764 gene encoding cytochrome P450 6k1-like, translating into MFILLLSMVTVIFAVWVIIRWSKVKKYWKEKGVPHYSPNPIVGSLTFLQRENPSLWMRKLYNDFKGAPYVGIWLFWRPALVVNSPEIARRVLVKDADVFRNRFLSSGKTDPIGALNVFTVNDPLWSSVRRRLTVVFTAAKLRSLQPMTMTKTKNLIKRIGDDSKIGPVKDLREICTDYTTDVIGEAAFGITSNSLVSPDSIMRRVTREMMAFNVHRGLSWCSIFFIPELVDVFRLSFFPKDTMKLLRKIFQTMVAQRGGYENPIKEPRDLLEALVKIKQESTDDEMTEDVLLAQAAAFLLGGFDTSASTMTLVLYQLAFNPHHQERLYQEVLQAQNKSEDEYLNTASHPELTFLDAVIKETLRIFPPMGWLDRIASTDYKIDDNLTIPAGTPVYVNGVAMQVDPEYFPEPEVFKPERFLPENERNIIPYTYMPFGDGPRNCIGMRFAYQSLRQSLAHIILNFEIHALPGSTKPNNVHMEQKGLFFMPDEKLSVQFVPRATQTVL